The stretch of DNA GAATTCAAGGAACAAATGCAAGTAAAGTTTGAAATGTCAAATATAGGTGAAATGACATACTTTCTAAGTCTAGAGGGGAATCAAGATCGCGATACAATTTTCATAAACCAAAAGGGGTTCAAAATGAAAATTCTGCTAAGATACAACATGGAGAATTGTAAATTGGCGAGCACCCCTATCATACAAGGTGAGAAGCTCACCAACAATGAAGATGTTGAAAGGGTTGATGAAACAAACTATAGAAGCTTGGTTGGATGCCTGCTTTATTTGACTGCATCTAGACTTCACATAGTGTTCACTGTAAATCTATTGTCAAGGTACATGCATTGCTACAATGCGTACCACTACAGAGCAACAAAAAGGGTTTTGCGATAGATACAAGGAACTCTAAGCCATGGAGTGAAGTTTGTGAAGACTAAAAATGTCAAACTACTTGGGTATTCAGATAATGATTGGGCTGGATCTACTAAAGATATGAAGAGTACCTAAGGTTATTTATTCACTCTAGGATCGAGTGTGTTTTGTTAGAGCTCAAAGAAGTAAGAAATAGTGCCACAATCAACTGTTGAAGCTGAGCATGTTGCAGCCGTAGGTGCTGTAAATCAAGCTATCTAGTTAAGAAAGCTGCTGaatgatttgaatttaaaacaagAAGAAGCAACAGAGATTAAGTGTGATAATCAATCTGCTACTGTAATTAcaaaaaatccagtgttccatgaaAGACCAAAACACTTCAAAATCAAGTATCATTTTGTGAGAGAAGTGAAACAAGCCAAGCAAGTAACTTTGGTTCATTGCAATTCACAAGATTAGTTAGCTGACATTCTAACAAAGCCTCTTGGGAAAATGAAGTTTGAAATGCTGTGTTATGATATTAGGATTCACAACATGGAGGCCAAGGAGTGTTGCGAAGTGGCCATCCATGCATTGGTGAACCTAGATCGTACAACTGCGAGCTCACCAAATGTGCGAGCTATGTTAGGCAAGATTATACATGCGAGCCTTTACTGTACAAGTTGCCAACTTTCCCTGAAATAGTGATAACTTTTTATAAGATGTTATGATTGTTGATTAGACTGAAATCAACCAACGAAGAAACAAGTTGAATTAATCAAGTTCCAAGAATAGTCaagttgtaattatttttttgttattattagcTAAGCATAATTGTTCATATAAACTttgtatcaatttttttaaacaatgaaaCAATTGATTACAAGCCGATTtctccatattttatttttattttttttgcttttgtttcaATTCTTTCTTCATCAAATATCCTTCATCAAATATCCAACAAAGATAACGATAAGTTTGTGTGTGACTATGATCACCTTGCTTCCTAACTCACCAACAAGCTAAAATCCACCTAGCTAGCTTAAAAGACAAGACTTCAGAACCTTAGAGCTTGATCCCACCTATGTAGCACTACAAGGAATTGGCCTCCATCCAAATAGTGCGTGGTTGTCAACAAAAGGATGGTTGCTCTTCTGTATAAGGTAGTTTCATTTATTCCAGTAGATCTTGGTAAACTAATCTTTGATGAGGTTATCAAACGCATAGACTAAGAACACCAGACAAATGTTACCTTTTTCCTCACTTATCTAGTAGATCTTGCTACAATAGAAGAAAGACATTGTGTAGGAAAATGAAGTTCCTGATGCTCCATAAGCTGAACTGAAAAATTCTACAAGTGGAATAGAAGGAAACATGCAGCTGTTGACTCTCATATTGAGGCTGTAGAATCTGACCATGAAGATAACCTAGTGCAAGATGCTGCACTAGTTGCAACTAAATCTACATCTGCCCGGACCTCAATGTTGATAAGGCCAGGGTGATAAAACATTTAGATGAAGAGGTTACTTGCATTCACAAGTAGCTTCAATATTTGGCGAGTCAAATCAAGCTCCTTAACAGGCAAAAAAAATCTCGAGCTTTACGCtacaaaattgattttttttcttgtgaCACCTAGCCAGACTTTTGGATTTTTGAACaagaaaaaaagggagaaaagagtAAGAGTTGTGTGTGGGTTGATTTTTGCTTGCTCATGATACTTTATTAtggcttttgttttttttttttttattatcaatgaACGTTTATTTCGTGCATGTACTTAAGCAGGAATGATTGCTATTGCTTGCCATGTTACCATGCTTTTATGCAAAAATTCCTTATTACATTCATGGTTGATGATTAGATTAAATGGAAGTACCTGGAGATTATTGTTGTGTTTTTGGTTTAAAACGTTAAATGGGAAATGTTGGCGTGGGCTGCACGTTTCAGATGAAACATCAGTTGCAACTCATTTTGTAAACTTATCTGTATTTGTTGATATTAGTTTAGccgataaattttaaattaattcttacAACACTTGAAAGATTTTAAACAACAAGTTGATAGTTTGGATCATATCGAAAATCTTGCCAGATTTGGTAGGAAGAGCAATTTAATTAGTGTTCAATAGATCATTGATTTTATCTTTACTTTTTGTAGATATGAGCATGAGAATCTAAAGACCATCCAAAATATGCCTGGATTTCATGTTAAATCCTTCAGCTAGTAtccattaatttaaaatttgatcctTGCTCCCAGAAAATGTGAAACTTTTCGATCTCCCTTTTTAAAGGTGTAGAATCTTATGCTTTGGATTTCTAATTAATTACAAGTTAAATAGGTTTGGAACTTAATTGTAATGATTCTCTTTCCTTTGATCATTATTTACTCTACTCACATTCATAATTGGGTACTCAATGATGATATTAATTTGCTCAATTAGTTGTGTACGACCTAAATCcctgttaaaaataaaatataaatgataagATAGGAGATCTACGATAAGCATTTCGTTTGATGTTGTATGAAATTTTGGATGAAATGCTTATTATGAGCTTTTTAGGTATCTGCTAATAACTTAAGTATTCATATAATATTTGATCCGTATATAAGTTTACTCcctctatttgatgttgattagaataaggtgcttgaaccttactgcattacttctatttgactttgattagaatatggctttacaaacctataaatagacgtagTCTATACTCTTCTTGTatcattcaaatttgacatagtgaattttcttcttctctatCTGTAATTCTTTTCCCAAAAAAAATTTCACGTAAAattgtattctttattttctttctttttctttgcgatatatcgCTCGattatttcataattattatttatatacatgtataattggAGTTGtgaaccctaaacctaaacctctTATCCCGTCATAATTAAGAAAGATACCATGATGTCCCCCTCACTCGTACATTTCTAAATctccattaaaaaaaatctaattgcATTTGTTATCTTCTAGCTTGCAAGTAGTCTGATAGCATCTATTGAATCCCACTTAAACTGTAATGTGCGGCTCTAATTTAAAGGTAAATGATGTAGGAGATCTTGCAAAAATCTGAGGTACAATGATTAAGAGAGCAATAACTTAGTTTTAACATTATAAAACCTTATCCTTTTGTCTTTCTTCTCAACTTTACTTAAAACCCCTACTAAAAATTATCCTTtaaaaagtttagggtttagtaTAGATTGGTGGTGTTATCACtattttactaattatatatttttcttttaaattatggGTAGTATTTTCTTTTTTGGCAAGGTTTTTTTACTAAATATGATTGAACTATAGCACAcagaatttttataaaattattaaaaataaaaaaattactatatttttaaCTGAATAGATACTTAATTAACTTACGGCACTAagtcaattcaaaattattaaaaatattatcacaTGAGTATGCATCTAGAAaccacaaatataaaatataaatatgtatttaaaaataacatacgaTGAATAATAAGTGTATGgcttgaaactaattaataatagatacacatgaaatatgtacaatattaaaatttaaaatatatatatatttaattatttcgaGTTAACTtgtaacaccaactcaatcaaacgcattattaaaatatatacaattgatagaaataataaagtatgcgtaattaaaaatgtataaatatagtaaaataaagttTTACTAATGCAATTGGTTGAAGTTCAAATCtcaccatatgcatatttttattgattttttaatgaaaaagattaaagtaccctcaaataatttaatttaatttaattaaggaagAGCATTTTCTTAATTTAACAACTGAGTTGGTGACTCGATTATGAGTGACATTtgcttttttaattaaaaagactaaaatacctttgaataataatataacttagtttaattatagaatgacGCCTTCTTAATTTAACAACTGAGTTGATGACCCAATTGAAAATGTCACCAATTCAATAAAACACggaaataataatacaaatataatattaataagagAGAAAGGTCCGAGAAGCTTCTTATATAAATTTGATTGTAACTTTTTGTAATATTCTAACAACAATATCCACAATAATAGTATTAGGTGTGTTTTATGTAGATGTGcccattttagtttcttttttataATATAGTTAAGGATGTAGAGAGAAGAGATCACAAAGACATATGGGTTCGAGTATACTGAAACGCAGTATTCTTATATTGAAAGATTGGAGAGGGGCTTTGGGTAATTCTAGGTATTATATTAAAAAGAGTAGATATGATAAGAAGACAATACGCTTTAAGCGCACTTAAACTCATATATTCCTGTATTGACAATAATGCATATGCCAAttaagttaagactcaatcaacaattttgcaatatttaaatctatatttaatatttaaattcaataaataatttttttagaaagtaaagaaataattatttcaaatatataaattaatatcttTAATAGTATAACAAATTTGAATAGTAAATATTTGATATTCACACATTCACCTTAGATCTTTTAACTTTatagaaagaaataaaacacaTGAATTGTGGGGACAAGTActctaaaaaatttattattttgtttcttaAACTTTGAGGGTTATAACATGTATATCTATTCAATGAGATATCTTTTTAAGAATGCAATATTAATGTTGATTTATCGAAATTTTGCCATTGATATGTTTAAGGGTAAGAGTGAGAGAATGATATTATCTGAATTCAAGATTGATGTCAACTGAAAACTTGAACACAAATCTTTTGTCACTCCACATATTTAAGAGTAATGTCATCATTCAGCTTGTTCAGCTGAAGGGAAAATGAGGCAAATTCAACTAATAATTGCAAAGAAAGACTTGATTCCAATGTTGTGAATTGGGTGCCTTTCAAACTCCAAAATTAGCTTCGCTCATGGAATATAACGCCTTCAAATGGAGTGGCAGAGGGATTTCCAGTTTCCACCAAATGGCCAAAATAAAAGAATCATATCACCTAACCCCCCTAATACCACACACCACACCTTCAGGTTCCAATGGTTGAATATTCACAATGATGTCCTGAGCTGGAACGCATAATTCCGTTGAGCTACTTTGATCACACCCCATGATCTTTTGGCATGTTTCAAGCAAACAATGCCTGCATTTGGGGCATGATGTGTGCGATTTAAGCCACTTATCAACACAACGAACATGAAATCCATGGTTGCATTTCGGTAGAAACCGCAGGCGCTCGCCAGCCGTAAACTCCGACAGGCATATCAGACATTCGGAGTCCTGCCCTGGCAGATTCATCTGCGCCGAGTAATTCACCACAGGGAAAGTCTTGATTGCCTTTGTCTCGATTCCGCTGTTGACTATTGCAGCAGAAGGGTTTCGAATAGAGTCGGAATCCACCCCGTTTGAGCCCCTTAGCACACATCTGATCATTATTAAGTTTATCCCCAATgaaaaaattaacccaaaaaggATGATCGAAAGAACCATCAAAACATTGTGATCAAAACTGGAATTTTGAGGGTAAGGAGGAGGAGCTGATGATTGGTTTGATTGTGTGTAATGTAACAGTAATTTTCTGGAATGGAAGTTTGGAAGAAAATCTTGCAAGAGTTGAGATGTAGAAGAAGAAGTTGAAACTGAATACATGGTTTTGGagagtttggatgaaattttgttGGAAGGGCAGTCAAATGGTGGAGATGATATATAGTGAAAGCTGAGAGGCTTAAGTGGTGTCCAATACATCATTGATTTTTATCTCTTACTTTTTCTAGATATGATCCTCTGCCTGTTTCCATTTTTAATTCAGGACCCAAGGAACTAAATAGAAAGAGCCTGTATTTCATGTTAAACCATTTTGttccatcaaaataataatattgattaaTTTCCCAAAAAGTGTggtaaactttttaatttttcttttaaaatttcttaaattattacAAGAAGTTAAAGTTAATTCTTACAACACTTTAAGGATTTTAAATGGCAATATATTGTATCATCCAGAAAATCTTTCAAGAGTTGAGATGGTGTTGGAGAAGTTGAATGGAGTGTGTTGAGTCccacttaatttaaaaaaacagaAACTCAACTCCATTTGTTATCTTCTAGCTTGCAAGTAGTCTGATAGCATCTATTGAGTTCCACTTAAACTGTAATGTGTGGCTCTAATTTAAAGGTAAATGATGTATGAGATCTTGCAAAAATATGGGGTACAATGATTAAGAAAGCAATAACTTACTTTTAACAGTATAAAACCAAACATTAAACCTTATCCTTTTGTCTTTCTTCTCAACTTTACTTAAAACCCCTactaaaaattatcttttaagaAATATATTGGAAGCACACTATATGTTCAAATTATATAGctaaaagaataacaaaaaaaatatatatcctACTGATATCTAGCCACTTAACTTACTCTTAAAATCATGccacaaaattaaaaattcctaaagacttgGTCTATAGACCTATTATTCGGCAAGTCTTAAGGCACATTCACAACACTCCTCCTTGCCTTAGTAATTGTAAAAGcctaatttatttcttaaaactTTAAATCTAACTTTTGGAAGAGCCTAATTTGATCTTCAATCTTGCAAAAAACGACTTGATTTCACCAATCTTCTGTTCTTCTTTCAAATGATATTCATCAATCCTGTTGTACCATGCCCTAGCAGCCTGTTTAAGACTATATAAGGTCTTGTTTAACATGTAGACTTTCTCCTCCTTTCTCTTGACTTGGAATCCCTCGAACTGCTCTTCTCTCATTGCTTCAATCCATTTGTCATCCTTCTCAGCCTCTTTAAACTCAGCATACTCAAATAAAACAACAATACACCTTTCATAAATTTCAGATAAAGATCTCTGTCACAAACTGAAACATCATCTATGTTGTCATCAAAGTACTGATGAGTCTCTAGCAATTGCTTCGTTGTTGGTTTCTCTTCCATTAGATTTAGAGAAAagcatttttctttcatttttacttTGAATACATCTCTGCCTTTTGAGTCTTTGATCAAGCACCCTTTGTCTTCAAATATGACCTTGAAACCTTTTTCAATCAACTGTCCAACACTAAGAAGATTTTGGCCAATGGTAGACACATATAGAACATTAGTTATATGTTTCAAACCTATTAAACTTTCAATAGCCATTGTTCATTTTCCCTTAATGGAATAAACTCACCATTTCGAACTTTTATTTTGgaaatgataattttatcaagtTCTTTGAGAAGTGTTGGGTCATTGGTTATGTGATTTGTGCAGTTGCTATCGATCAACTAGGAATCACTGGAGAAACATGTCGTCACAAAAAGGAACTCATCTTCTTGTTGCTCAATAGATGCTTTTGTCTCTTCATGTTGTTGAGACTTATAGACCCGCTTTATGTGCCCAATACTACCACATTTTCTGCATTTGATATCAAGCCTCCAGCAACACTTCTTTGGCAAGTGGTTTGTCTTCTTACAGTGTGGACATGGTGGATATGTCTcattgttgttattattgttggtcttatctttaattttcttgtttttgcCTTGCGATTTTTTAAACTTTGCCCGAAAAGCACCCTCTACTAATGCTTCTTTTCTCATCTTTCTCCTTTGTTTTGGAGCCTACAATGCATTCACTAATTCTGCCTAGGATATACTTGACAAATCTTTAAATTCTTCTAATGAAGaaattttagactcatattttttaaacaaagtGACAAGAATTTTTTGCACTATTTGATCATCAGAAAAATCCTTACCCAACAATCTTACCTTGTTTACTATGCCCTCCAACTTGGCAGAATAGTCTTTAATGGTTTCCGTCTCCttcattttcaacatttcaaactctctgatCAAATTGAGCACCTGCAtattttttgttctttcattGCCTTGGTATTCCTTCTTAAGTTAATCCCAAATTTCTTCTGCTGACCCCAAATTCATGATTCTTGTAAATATTTTACTTGAAACAGCAGAGAAAAGGCATGCTTTAGCTTTGGACTTCCTTGTCTTCTTCTCTTTGTGAGTCATTAACTTATGTGTTTCTCTCAACTCACAGGTCCCTTAGGATAAGAGCTCAATACCAATTGTtagtattttagaaaaaaatatatgaaacacaaaaaatgtgaaagaaaaaaaaaatggaagcaCACTATAATCTATTATATTGGTCAAGTTATATAACTAAAAGAATAACAGAATATATATATTGCTGATATCCAATCACTTAACTTACTCCTAACTCCTAAAATCATGccacaaaattaaaaattcctaaagatttgATCTACACACCTATTATTGATCAGTAAGCCGAAGACACATTCTCAATAATTTCAATAGCCTTTTTATTAGTGACAATTTATAAATCAATGCTTTCCAACTTATGATAGCATCTATGCCTTCCACCAGTTATGAATGAACTAATTGACAGAACAACAAACCATGTTAAggataaaatttacattctccaCTTTGCTTATATATACTTACAATAATACTCAAAGTACTTTAAACCTAAATCTTAAAAGGAACATATGAATCATGTCcataaatcttttaaaaatatatattatactgTTTCTTAAATTTAGAGAGTTACAACATGTAGACGATATCATTATTAACGTTAATACTTGACTAATGTTAACTTTAGACTTAAATTAATGTACAAATTCTTTTTCACTCCACATATATTTCTATTGATTGAGTTCTCAGGCTTAGTCAAACAATGGTTGATATGATAAGCAACAAAATATGTTAAAGAGTAACATGATCATTAAACTTGTTCAGCTGAAGGGAAAATGAGGTaaatcctttcattgcatttaaaaattgaataaaccCACATTGAATTGGCTCGATTGAACTAATAATTGCAAAGTAAGACTTGATTCCAATGTTGAGCTTCGCTCATGGAATATAACGCCTTCAGATGGAGTGGCAGAGGGATTTCCAGTTTCCAGCTAATGGGCAAAAGACAAAGAATCATATCAGCTAACCCCCCCTAATATCACGCACCACACCTTCAGGTTCTAGTGGTTGAATATTCACAACGCAGTCCTGTGCAGGAACGCATGATTCTAATGAGCTACTCTGATTACACCCCATGATTTTTTGGCATGTTTCAAGCAAACAATGCCTGCATTTGGGGCATGATGTGTGTGATTTAAGCCATTTATCAATACAACGAACATGAAATCCATGGTTGCATTTCGGTAGAAACCGCAGGCGCTCGCCAGCCGTATACTCCGACAGGCATATCAGACATTCGGAGTCCAGCCCTGGCAGATTCATCTCCGCCGAGTAATTCACCACAGGGAAAGTCTTGAGTGCCTTTGTCTCGATTCCGATATTGACTATTGCAGTAGAAGAGTTGTCAATGGACTCCGAATCCGCCCCGTTTGAGCACCTTAGCACACATCTGATTATTAAGTTTAGCCCCAATGAAAAAATGAACCCAAGAAGGATGACTGAAAGTACCATCAAAACATTTTGATCAAAACTGGAATTTTGAGTGTAAGGAGGAGGAGCTGATGATTGGTTTGATTGTGTGTAATTTAACAGTAATTTTCTGGAATGAAAGTTTCCAAGAAAACCTTGCAAGGGTTGAGATGAAGTAGAAGAAGTTGAAATTGAATGCATTGTTTTGGAGAGTTTGGAATAAAATATGGTTGGAAGAGCAGTCAAATGGTGGAGGTTATATACATAGTGAAAGTTGAGAAGCTTAAGTAGTGCTCAATTCATCATTGATTTTATCTCTTACTTTTGGAGATACAAGCATGAAAATCCAACCCCCACTAACTCAATAGAAAGGTATTTCATGTTAAACCATGTTGTtccatcaaaattaaaaaaaaaaagttagattgattaatttaaaattagatCCT from Gossypium hirsutum isolate 1008001.06 chromosome D04, Gossypium_hirsutum_v2.1, whole genome shotgun sequence encodes:
- the LOC107942691 gene encoding RING-H2 finger protein ATL78, coding for MHSISTSSTSSQPLQGFLGNFHSRKLLLNYTQSNQSSAPPPYTQNSSFDQNVLMVLSVILLGFIFSLGLNLIIRCVLRCSNGADSESIDNSSTAIVNIGIETKALKTFPVVNYSAEMNLPGLDSECLICLSEYTAGERLRFLPKCNHGFHVRCIDKWLKSHTSCPKCRHCLLETCQKIMGCNQSSSLESCVPAQDCVVNIQPLEPEGVVRDIRGG
- the LOC107961405 gene encoding RING-H2 finger protein ATL78, producing MMYWTPLKPLSFHYISSPPFDCPSNKISSKLSKTMYSVSTSSSTSQLLQDFLPNFHSRKLLLHYTQSNQSSAPPPYPQNSSFDHNVLMVLSIILFGLIFSLGINLIMIRCVLRGSNGVDSDSIRNPSAAIVNSGIETKAIKTFPVVNYSAQMNLPGQDSECLICLSEFTAGERLRFLPKCNHGFHVRCVDKWLKSHTSCPKCRHCLLETCQKIMGCDQSSSTELCVPAQDIIVNIQPLEPEGVVCGIRGVR